The following proteins are encoded in a genomic region of Parabacteroides pacaensis:
- a CDS encoding helix-turn-helix transcriptional regulator, giving the protein MNNIRCQKLIDCSHCPHAERDVFTYVFLPKGLIYPRTKQRRNAILFLLEGELWLDSKEYPHTVVHENQFVLQPIGSEIEYKILQNTKAILYEFDDLTNVCNERFNKLADLPDPPLYHLPMDMCQSMRIFMDGMQVYIESDMICKEFIEAKRKEFIFILLSYYPLKVLKIFYHPVMAYENSFRYFIMQNYLKVKTVEEFAQLGNYSVATFRRVFKSVFNESAYQWMLKKKSTNILHEIQHTKLSISEIAYKYGFEDLSHFSHFCKSYFGKSPRALRSNPSAFSSEMNEI; this is encoded by the coding sequence ATGAATAATATACGCTGTCAAAAATTAATTGATTGCAGTCACTGTCCTCATGCGGAAAGAGATGTCTTTACATATGTTTTTCTTCCCAAAGGATTGATCTATCCCCGTACCAAACAAAGACGGAATGCTATCTTATTCCTCTTAGAGGGAGAGCTATGGTTGGATAGTAAAGAATATCCTCATACGGTAGTACATGAAAATCAATTCGTCCTTCAACCTATAGGTTCTGAAATAGAATATAAAATATTACAAAATACCAAAGCTATTTTATACGAGTTTGATGATCTCACGAATGTTTGCAACGAACGTTTTAACAAACTGGCCGACCTTCCCGATCCGCCGCTTTATCATCTTCCAATGGATATGTGCCAATCGATGCGTATCTTTATGGACGGGATGCAAGTATATATAGAAAGCGATATGATCTGCAAGGAATTCATTGAGGCCAAACGGAAAGAATTTATATTTATTCTTCTTAGTTACTATCCGCTCAAAGTATTAAAAATTTTTTATCATCCGGTAATGGCTTACGAAAATAGTTTCCGTTACTTCATCATGCAAAATTATCTGAAAGTCAAAACTGTAGAAGAATTTGCACAGTTAGGAAACTACAGTGTAGCTACTTTCCGCCGTGTATTTAAAAGTGTATTTAACGAATCCGCTTATCAATGGATGTTAAAAAAGAAAAGTACAAATATCTTACACGAAATACAACATACTAAATTATCTATTTCTGAAATCGCTTATAAATACGGCTTTGAAGACTTATCACATTTTTCTCATTTTTGCAAGTCTTATTTCGGTAAATCACCTCGGGCATTACGCTCTAATCCTTCCGCATTTTCTAGTGAAATGAATGAAATTTGA
- a CDS encoding transglutaminase domain-containing protein, giving the protein MNRLHLLTLFLTIVICTSCHERHFITDKSYRKEVEKDFASKMDQLKVNALITGQLTSQEKEAIQFLYAYMPLGDAVDYAPELYIESVRTAFKAQKEMPWGDSIPEEIFRHFVLPVRVNNENLDESRMIFYDELKNRVKGLSLYDAVLEVNHWCHEKVVYTPSDARTSSPLASVRTAYGRCGEESTFAVAALRSVGIPARQVYTPRWAHTDDNHAWVEAWVHGTWYFLGACEPEPVLNLGWFNGPAYRSMLMHTKAFGKYTGGEEVMQQTDCYTEINVTANYAPTAKAFVKVTDAGGQPVQDALVEFKIYNYAEFNTVARKQTGADGKTFLSAGKGDLLVWASKDGKFGYNKLSVGKEDEITIALNKKGDESYSFPVDIVPPVEGSIPVHVTDEQKTVNAKRLQEEDAVRNAYVSSFMTKEKANALAKELNIDPIRTERYLLGSRGNWKEIEKFLREAPAHQRATAMALLGEISAKDLRDTPASVLFDHLNHSVLADTTWFNAYVLNPRIANELLTPYKSVIQKECDRTLAEAAKANPQVLVDWCKKEIRLADNLNPQRIPVMPTGVWKAHVADKNSRDIFFVAFCRSLGIPARIESVTGKVQYFYNDRWIDVDFNNKEEGNARQGRVIASYNPLKVLDNPKYYSHFTLAKITNGMARTLNYESDGDADMGSGASWAGLLKEPLTLDEGYYMLVTGTRMANGSVLGNVNFFTVEPDKMTNIHLVMRENAEDVQVIGNLNSEALFVPVGTDKPQSILATTGRGYFVLAILGARQEPTNHVMRDLVQFSKEYEAWGRQMVFLFQSEEEWNNFDAKEFQGLPSNITFGMDTNKEITNMLVKAMHLPNDHVLPIFVIGDTFNRIVFVSQGYNIGLGEQMLKVIHKL; this is encoded by the coding sequence ATGAACAGATTACACCTGCTTACACTATTCCTGACTATTGTGATATGTACTTCATGTCATGAACGCCATTTTATTACTGATAAAAGTTATCGGAAAGAAGTGGAAAAAGATTTTGCCTCTAAGATGGATCAGTTAAAAGTAAATGCTCTTATTACCGGGCAACTTACTTCCCAAGAAAAAGAAGCAATCCAGTTTTTATATGCTTATATGCCTTTAGGTGATGCTGTTGACTATGCGCCCGAATTGTATATAGAAAGTGTCCGCACAGCTTTTAAGGCTCAAAAGGAGATGCCGTGGGGAGACTCTATCCCGGAAGAAATATTTCGTCATTTCGTATTACCGGTCCGTGTGAATAATGAGAACCTGGATGAATCGCGGATGATATTTTATGACGAATTGAAAAACCGTGTAAAGGGTCTTTCTTTATATGATGCCGTATTGGAAGTTAACCACTGGTGCCATGAAAAAGTGGTATATACTCCTTCCGATGCCCGTACCAGCTCGCCTTTAGCTTCTGTACGTACAGCCTATGGACGTTGCGGGGAAGAATCTACCTTTGCCGTTGCAGCTTTACGTTCCGTAGGCATTCCGGCTCGACAAGTATACACTCCGCGTTGGGCGCATACAGACGACAATCATGCTTGGGTAGAGGCTTGGGTACATGGTACATGGTATTTCTTAGGAGCCTGTGAACCGGAGCCTGTATTGAATTTGGGCTGGTTTAACGGCCCGGCTTACCGTAGTATGTTGATGCATACAAAAGCTTTTGGCAAGTATACAGGTGGGGAAGAAGTAATGCAGCAGACGGATTGTTATACGGAAATCAATGTAACTGCTAATTATGCTCCTACAGCTAAAGCCTTTGTAAAAGTAACGGATGCCGGCGGACAGCCTGTACAAGATGCTTTGGTCGAATTTAAAATATATAATTATGCGGAATTTAATACAGTAGCCCGTAAACAGACCGGAGCCGACGGCAAAACATTCTTGTCTGCCGGAAAAGGCGATTTGTTGGTTTGGGCTTCGAAAGACGGTAAATTCGGGTATAATAAATTATCTGTGGGAAAGGAAGACGAAATTACAATTGCTTTGAATAAAAAGGGTGACGAATCTTATTCTTTTCCTGTAGATATCGTTCCACCTGTAGAAGGTTCTATTCCTGTCCATGTAACGGATGAACAGAAAACTGTAAATGCTAAACGTTTGCAAGAAGAAGATGCGGTCCGGAATGCCTATGTGTCTTCTTTTATGACCAAAGAAAAAGCGAATGCTTTGGCAAAAGAGTTAAATATTGACCCCATACGGACTGAAAGATATCTGTTAGGAAGTCGGGGAAACTGGAAAGAGATAGAAAAGTTTTTACGTGAAGCTCCTGCCCACCAACGTGCTACGGCTATGGCTTTACTTGGTGAGATTTCCGCTAAAGATTTACGGGATACGCCGGCTTCTGTTTTATTCGATCATTTGAATCATTCTGTTTTAGCAGATACTACTTGGTTTAATGCGTATGTACTTAATCCTAGAATAGCCAATGAATTGTTGACTCCTTATAAATCAGTTATACAGAAAGAGTGTGACCGGACATTGGCAGAAGCTGCCAAAGCGAATCCTCAGGTATTGGTTGATTGGTGTAAAAAAGAAATCCGTTTAGCTGATAATTTGAATCCACAACGTATTCCTGTCATGCCTACCGGGGTGTGGAAAGCCCATGTAGCCGATAAAAATTCCAGGGATATTTTCTTTGTTGCATTTTGCCGTAGTTTAGGGATTCCCGCCCGTATCGAAAGCGTTACCGGGAAAGTTCAATATTTTTACAATGATAGATGGATAGATGTGGATTTCAATAATAAGGAGGAAGGGAATGCCCGGCAGGGACGTGTAATTGCTTCCTATAATCCTCTCAAAGTGTTGGATAATCCAAAATATTATAGCCACTTTACTTTAGCTAAGATAACAAATGGGATGGCCCGTACGTTAAATTATGAAAGTGATGGAGACGCGGATATGGGAAGTGGGGCTTCCTGGGCCGGATTGCTGAAAGAGCCGCTTACTTTGGATGAAGGATATTATATGTTGGTTACCGGTACACGGATGGCAAATGGCTCGGTATTAGGAAATGTAAATTTCTTTACCGTGGAACCTGATAAGATGACTAATATCCATTTGGTGATGCGTGAAAATGCAGAGGATGTTCAGGTGATAGGAAACCTGAACTCGGAAGCATTATTTGTTCCTGTCGGTACGGATAAGCCACAATCTATTTTGGCTACTACCGGTCGTGGCTATTTTGTATTGGCTATTTTGGGTGCGCGTCAGGAACCGACTAATCATGTAATGCGCGATTTAGTTCAATTTAGTAAAGAGTATGAGGCGTGGGGACGGCAAATGGTGTTTCTTTTCCAAAGTGAGGAAGAGTGGAACAATTTTGACGCAAAGGAATTTCAAGGGTTGCCTTCTAATATTACATTCGGTATGGATACTAATAAGGAAATAACGAATATGTTAGTTAAAGCAATGCATTTACCTAACGATCATGTTCTTCCTATTTTTGTGATAGGCGATACGTTTAACCGGATTGTGTTTGTTTCGCAAGGTTATAATATTGGCTTGGGCGAACAGATGCTGAAAGTAATTCATAAATTATAA
- the tsaE gene encoding tRNA (adenosine(37)-N6)-threonylcarbamoyltransferase complex ATPase subunit type 1 TsaE, protein MQTITIRTLDTIREAAKEFIKQMDDRTVFAFYGNMGAGKTTFIKAICEELGVEDVINSPTFAIINEYRSAESGELIYHFDFYRINKLSEAQDIGTEDYFYSGALCFIEWPEKIEDLLPSDVVNVKIMENNDGSRTVTVE, encoded by the coding sequence ATGCAAACAATAACAATCCGTACTTTAGATACGATTCGGGAAGCAGCAAAAGAATTTATAAAGCAAATGGATGACCGTACCGTATTTGCTTTTTACGGAAATATGGGAGCCGGAAAAACTACTTTCATCAAGGCAATCTGTGAAGAATTGGGAGTAGAAGACGTAATTAATAGTCCTACTTTTGCAATTATCAACGAATATCGGTCGGCAGAATCGGGAGAACTAATTTATCATTTCGATTTCTACCGGATTAATAAATTGAGTGAAGCGCAAGATATCGGCACGGAAGATTACTTCTATTCCGGGGCACTTTGTTTTATCGAGTGGCCGGAAAAGATTGAAGATCTCCTCCCTTCCGATGTAGTGAACGTAAAGATTATGGAAAATAACGATGGTAGCCGTACCGTTACGGTAGAATAA
- a CDS encoding immunity 17 family protein, protein MDVTEYFFLFTFIALGIFSLIAAILNIEWYFQTNGASLFVRRWGRKGARIFYALLGIALISCGTIGLIYW, encoded by the coding sequence ATGGACGTTACAGAATACTTTTTCTTGTTTACTTTTATAGCTCTCGGCATTTTCTCGCTAATTGCCGCTATACTTAATATAGAATGGTATTTCCAAACCAATGGGGCCTCTTTATTTGTACGCCGTTGGGGAAGGAAAGGGGCACGGATATTTTATGCTTTACTAGGAATAGCCTTAATCAGTTGCGGGACTATAGGTTTGATTTACTGGTAA
- a CDS encoding metal ABC transporter permease gives MDLLNYAFFQNALIGSLLTVIVCGIVGTYIVARRLVFISGGITHASFGGLGLGFYLHVNPIFMALIFAVLSAFGVEWMSKKQGVREDSAIAGFWALGMALGVIFIFRTPGYAPNLSAFLFGNILTISHTDLYWIAGLVVLLSAMFILFFKEIVYVAFDGDFAITQGLPVKLIEYVMMLFISVTIVISIRLVGIMLLMSLLTLPQMTVNIFTSDFKKIILGSIGIGFLGCVAGLVTSYFLDVPSGACIILVLVVIFLVVKGISSSRKRKMK, from the coding sequence ATGGATTTATTAAATTATGCTTTTTTTCAAAATGCTTTGATAGGTAGTTTACTTACGGTAATAGTTTGTGGAATCGTAGGTACCTATATTGTAGCCCGTCGGCTGGTGTTTATAAGCGGGGGAATTACACATGCGTCTTTCGGCGGACTCGGATTAGGCTTTTATCTTCATGTCAATCCCATATTTATGGCTTTGATATTTGCCGTTCTTTCCGCCTTCGGAGTAGAATGGATGTCGAAGAAGCAAGGTGTGAGGGAAGATTCGGCTATTGCAGGCTTTTGGGCACTCGGAATGGCATTGGGTGTCATTTTTATATTTCGTACACCGGGATATGCTCCTAATTTATCTGCTTTTTTATTTGGGAATATACTCACAATTTCCCATACTGATTTGTATTGGATAGCTGGATTAGTGGTATTGTTGTCTGCCATGTTTATTCTCTTTTTTAAAGAAATTGTCTATGTCGCTTTTGATGGTGATTTTGCCATAACGCAAGGACTTCCAGTGAAGTTAATAGAATATGTGATGATGTTATTTATTTCGGTAACCATCGTCATTTCTATTCGTTTGGTCGGTATTATGCTGCTTATGTCCTTACTTACTCTTCCACAGATGACTGTCAATATATTTACCTCCGATTTTAAGAAGATTATATTAGGCTCCATCGGAATAGGCTTTTTAGGATGTGTAGCAGGGTTAGTGACTTCTTATTTTTTGGACGTTCCTTCCGGAGCATGTATTATTTTAGTGCTTGTGGTAATCTTTTTAGTAGTGAAGGGTATTTCTTCTTCAAGAAAAAGGAAAATGAAATAA
- a CDS encoding phospholipase, translating into MWIFIIALVLLGILAAILGYFRNRKLQKQLERGEITEIPAPQEVPEVCCGAHEVCERDSLLAAVSKQIEYYEDEELDEYKGTPSNSYEEKAIDEFREVLYTLREVEVAGWLRSLQLRGIELPDELKDEAFLIVGERRIQP; encoded by the coding sequence ATGTGGATTTTTATTATAGCTCTCGTCCTGTTAGGCATTCTAGCAGCCATTTTAGGATATTTTCGGAATAGAAAGCTACAGAAGCAGTTGGAACGAGGGGAAATAACAGAAATACCTGCGCCGCAAGAAGTTCCTGAAGTTTGTTGCGGTGCACACGAAGTATGTGAACGGGACAGCTTGTTGGCGGCAGTCAGTAAGCAAATCGAATATTATGAAGATGAAGAGTTGGACGAATATAAAGGAACACCTTCAAACAGCTATGAGGAGAAGGCGATAGATGAATTTCGGGAAGTCCTTTATACACTGCGTGAAGTAGAAGTTGCCGGATGGCTTCGCAGCTTACAGCTAAGAGGCATAGAACTTCCGGATGAATTAAAAGATGAAGCTTTTTTAATTGTCGGCGAACGACGTATACAACCCTAA
- a CDS encoding 3-phosphoshikimate 1-carboxyvinyltransferase has protein sequence MNYHILAPVRIQTVVQLPASKSISNRALILNALSYSPYDIKNLSDCDDTGVMVDALNSNDNHFDVKAAGTAMRFLTAFLSKVVGEWVITGTERMKQRPIKLLVEALNSVGARVEYMENEGYPPLRIFGSALQGGEITMSGGVSSQYISALLMIAPLMEKGLTIHLEGNIISRPYIHLTLQLMEQYGVKAHWIGSSIKILPQEYKPVRFTVESDWSAASYWYEIMLLSKNAEIELKGLFKNSFQGDAKGAELFARLGIGTAFTGQGIRLYRNGNACPKLTYNFIDEPDLAQTFVVACVLTNTPFRFTGLQSLKIKETDRIEALKTELRKIGYILQDSNNCILEWNGERCAPETSPVIATYEDHRMAMAFAPAALVLEDGITIADPGVVSKSYPYYWEDLKKAGFEVKTK, from the coding sequence ATGAATTATCATATACTAGCTCCAGTCCGAATACAGACAGTAGTCCAACTTCCTGCATCCAAAAGTATAAGTAACCGGGCATTGATATTAAATGCCTTAAGTTACAGTCCGTATGACATAAAGAATCTTTCGGACTGTGATGATACTGGGGTAATGGTAGACGCTTTAAATTCCAATGATAATCATTTTGATGTTAAAGCTGCCGGTACGGCTATGCGGTTTCTAACAGCTTTTCTTTCGAAAGTGGTAGGTGAATGGGTGATTACCGGAACGGAACGGATGAAACAACGGCCTATTAAATTATTGGTGGAAGCTCTTAATTCCGTAGGGGCACGTGTCGAATATATGGAAAATGAGGGTTATCCTCCTTTACGTATTTTTGGAAGTGCTTTACAAGGCGGGGAGATTACGATGAGTGGTGGGGTAAGTTCCCAATACATATCCGCTTTATTAATGATTGCGCCACTTATGGAAAAAGGGCTGACAATACATTTGGAAGGAAATATTATTTCTCGTCCTTATATTCATCTGACGTTACAACTGATGGAACAATACGGAGTAAAAGCACACTGGATAGGATCAAGTATTAAGATCCTTCCTCAAGAATATAAACCAGTGCGTTTTACTGTAGAATCCGATTGGAGTGCCGCTTCCTACTGGTATGAAATTATGTTATTAAGCAAGAATGCGGAAATAGAATTGAAAGGACTTTTTAAAAATAGTTTTCAAGGAGACGCGAAAGGAGCTGAACTGTTTGCCCGGTTAGGAATAGGCACTGCGTTCACGGGTCAGGGCATTCGCCTTTATAGAAATGGAAACGCCTGTCCTAAACTAACTTATAACTTTATCGATGAACCGGATCTGGCACAAACTTTTGTAGTAGCTTGTGTGTTAACTAATACCCCCTTTCGTTTTACCGGCCTTCAATCGTTGAAGATCAAGGAAACAGATCGGATCGAGGCATTGAAAACAGAATTGCGTAAGATCGGATATATACTTCAGGATAGCAATAACTGTATTCTTGAATGGAATGGTGAGCGCTGTGCGCCGGAAACATCTCCGGTAATTGCCACTTACGAAGATCACCGGATGGCAATGGCATTTGCTCCGGCAGCTCTGGTGTTAGAAGACGGAATAACGATTGCTGATCCTGGCGTAGTAAGCAAATCATATCCTTATTATTGGGAAGATTTGAAGAAAGCGGGATTTGAAGTAAAAACAAAATAA
- a CDS encoding TrkH family potassium uptake protein: MFQLNVRFIVKMLGLMLMLETLFMLSAVIVAFLYKGNDLYPLLWSSGIMAFVGFVLYLLGVKANENTAGRREGMLTVTLTWILFSFFGMLPFCLGGYIPSIAGAYFETMSGYTTTGSTVLADVESLPHGILFWRSLTQWQGGIGMIVFTVALLPIFGVGASQLFDAETTSITHERFRPRVTQVAKRLWGLYVFFTLILVGLLWAGPMNLFDSVCHAFTCISTGGYSTKNNSVAFWNSAYIDYTLALFMFIGATNFTLLYFFMQGNFKKLLKNEEVKWYFFFVLVTIIIVVIWLVTKGIVSDVVYAIRLATFQVITLITTTGFASADYLPWGAFFWMIALLLMVICGCAGSTCGGLKMGRFVVLVKNSMNQFKKQTHPHAVIPVRINGQALSHDIVTRVMAFASIYIALIVIGSLLLMADGLPFDEALGVAVSGVGNVGPGLGASGPVGNYAHFSDFSLWVLSFIMMTGRLELFTVITLLFPGFWKQ; encoded by the coding sequence ATGTTTCAATTAAATGTCCGCTTTATTGTGAAAATGCTTGGTTTGATGCTAATGCTGGAAACCTTATTTATGCTAAGTGCCGTAATTGTTGCATTTCTTTATAAAGGAAATGATTTGTATCCGTTACTTTGGTCTAGCGGAATTATGGCTTTTGTAGGGTTTGTTTTATATTTATTAGGTGTCAAAGCCAATGAAAATACTGCAGGAAGGCGGGAAGGAATGCTTACCGTTACGTTAACCTGGATTTTATTTTCTTTTTTCGGAATGCTTCCTTTTTGTTTGGGCGGGTATATTCCTAGCATAGCCGGAGCTTATTTTGAAACAATGTCAGGTTATACTACTACGGGTTCCACTGTTTTAGCAGATGTAGAATCTTTACCGCATGGGATATTATTTTGGCGCAGTCTTACTCAGTGGCAGGGAGGAATAGGAATGATTGTATTTACGGTTGCATTACTCCCTATTTTCGGAGTGGGTGCTTCCCAGCTATTTGACGCAGAGACTACGAGTATTACACATGAACGTTTTCGGCCTAGAGTAACTCAGGTAGCCAAACGGTTGTGGGGACTATATGTGTTTTTCACCCTCATTCTTGTGGGATTATTATGGGCTGGCCCTATGAATTTATTCGATTCGGTATGCCATGCTTTTACTTGTATTTCTACAGGAGGATATTCTACGAAAAATAATAGTGTAGCTTTTTGGAATTCCGCTTATATAGATTATACCTTAGCCCTTTTTATGTTTATTGGAGCAACGAATTTTACTTTGCTTTATTTTTTTATGCAGGGAAATTTTAAGAAGTTGCTTAAAAATGAAGAAGTAAAATGGTATTTTTTCTTTGTTTTGGTTACTATTATTATAGTTGTTATATGGTTGGTCACAAAGGGTATTGTTTCAGATGTAGTTTACGCTATTCGTTTAGCCACCTTTCAAGTGATCACATTAATTACTACTACGGGTTTTGCATCGGCTGATTATTTGCCGTGGGGAGCTTTTTTCTGGATGATAGCTCTCTTGTTAATGGTAATTTGCGGATGTGCCGGCTCTACGTGCGGTGGGCTGAAGATGGGGCGTTTTGTGGTTTTAGTTAAGAATTCCATGAATCAATTTAAAAAGCAGACCCATCCTCATGCTGTAATCCCTGTCCGGATCAATGGGCAAGCATTATCTCATGATATAGTAACAAGAGTCATGGCTTTTGCTTCTATCTATATAGCACTGATTGTAATAGGAAGTTTATTATTAATGGCAGATGGCCTTCCTTTCGATGAAGCTTTAGGTGTGGCTGTTTCCGGAGTAGGAAATGTAGGACCTGGATTGGGTGCTTCCGGGCCGGTTGGCAATTATGCTCATTTTTCGGATTTTAGCTTATGGGTATTGTCTTTTATTATGATGACGGGGCGATTGGAACTGTTTACTGTGATCACGCTTTTGTTCCCCGGCTTTTGGAAACAATAA
- the trkA gene encoding Trk system potassium transporter TrkA yields the protein MKIIIAGAGEVGTHLAKLLAQEKQDIVLMDPDEERLKFANSCMEILSVVGNPTSLRDLEDAGIKNADLFVSVTPEETTNLTSCMLAANLGARKTFARINNYEYLLPKNKEFFEKLGINTMIYPEMLAAKEIVSAIKRPWSRQYWELFGGALMLIGVKVRENAPIVDTRLMDLVNDKKLYHIVAIKRNNDTIIPNGTDRIEPGDILFFTTTRDHVEDVQRYAGKRNPEMKKVVIMGGSRIAIRTAQYLPNNLRIKIIETDKDKSYQIAETVPSNVLVINGDARDTDLLLQEGIKDTDAFIALTENSSTNILACLAAKRFGVYKTIAKVENLDYIALAEKMDIGTIINKKLIAASYIYQFLLDADVTNVKCLTFADAEVAELVARPDSKITKKPVKDLKLPKDMTLGGLLRNGEPIMVKGDTVIQPYDHVMVFCLDSAMRKLEDYFN from the coding sequence ATGAAAATAATTATTGCCGGTGCTGGCGAAGTAGGTACCCACTTAGCTAAATTATTGGCACAGGAAAAACAAGATATTGTCTTGATGGATCCGGATGAAGAGCGTTTGAAATTCGCCAATTCCTGTATGGAAATATTATCTGTAGTGGGAAACCCTACTTCTTTGCGGGATTTGGAAGATGCAGGGATCAAGAATGCAGACTTGTTTGTAAGTGTTACGCCGGAAGAAACAACTAACCTAACTTCTTGTATGTTGGCGGCAAATTTAGGTGCTCGTAAAACCTTTGCCCGTATCAATAATTACGAATATTTATTGCCGAAAAATAAAGAATTCTTTGAAAAACTAGGTATCAATACGATGATTTATCCGGAGATGCTTGCTGCTAAAGAAATCGTATCTGCTATCAAACGCCCTTGGTCACGGCAATATTGGGAATTATTCGGAGGAGCACTCATGCTTATCGGGGTAAAAGTACGTGAGAATGCTCCGATTGTAGATACGCGTCTTATGGATTTGGTAAACGATAAAAAGTTATATCATATTGTGGCTATTAAGAGGAATAATGACACGATTATTCCGAATGGTACCGACCGGATAGAACCGGGAGATATTCTTTTTTTTACTACTACCCGAGACCATGTAGAAGATGTACAGAGATATGCAGGCAAACGAAATCCGGAAATGAAAAAAGTAGTTATTATGGGGGGGAGTCGTATTGCAATCCGTACGGCGCAATATTTGCCCAACAACCTGCGTATTAAAATTATAGAAACCGATAAAGATAAAAGTTACCAGATTGCGGAGACAGTTCCGAGCAATGTACTGGTGATAAACGGAGATGCGAGGGATACAGATTTATTACTTCAAGAAGGAATTAAAGATACAGATGCCTTTATTGCTTTAACTGAAAATTCGAGCACTAATATTTTAGCTTGTTTAGCTGCCAAACGTTTTGGAGTATATAAGACCATTGCTAAGGTGGAAAATTTGGATTATATTGCTTTAGCGGAGAAAATGGATATCGGTACGATTATCAATAAAAAATTAATAGCGGCTAGTTATATTTACCAGTTTTTACTCGATGCAGATGTAACCAACGTAAAGTGTCTTACTTTTGCCGATGCGGAAGTGGCGGAATTGGTAGCTCGTCCGGACTCTAAAATTACTAAAAAGCCAGTGAAAGATTTAAAGCTTCCGAAAGATATGACTTTAGGCGGTTTATTACGGAATGGCGAACCTATTATGGTAAAAGGAGATACGGTTATTCAACCTTATGACCATGTTATGGTATTTTGCTTGGATTCGGCGATGCGGAAACTAGAGGATTATTTTAACTAA